In Streptomyces erythrochromogenes, the DNA window CGACGTCGGCCTGGCCATCCAGCGCGCCGAGGACAAGACCGCCCAGCTGCAGGCCCGGGCCGGCGCGATCGACGAGCTGCTGGCCTCCGGCGCCCTCGACGACCAGAGCGGCCTCGGCTCCAAGGACGACATCCAGGCCGAGCTGGACCGGCTGTCGGGCGGCACGGACGTGGAGCTGGAGCTCCAGCGGATGAAGGCGGAGCTGGCCGGCGGCCCGTCCGCCCAGCAGCAGGCCATCGAGGGCGGCGCCCAGGGCAACGCCCAGCAGCCGCAGACCCAGCACCGGTTCGACAAGCAGTAGGACGGGGCCGTCATGATCGTCCGCATCATGGGGGAAGGCCAGCTGGACGTGGCCGACAGCCACTTCGCCCAGCTCAACAAGCTGGACGACGAGCTGCTCGCGGAGATGGAGGGCGGCGACGAGGAGGGCTTCCGGCGCACCCTGGGGGCGCTGCTCGAAGCCGTCCGACGGCTGGGCGCGCCGCTCCCGGACGACGCCCTGGAGCCGTCCGAGCTGATCCTGCCGGGGCCCGACGCGAGCCTCGACGAGGTCAGGCAGATGCTCCGCGACGACGGCCTGATCCCGGGCTGAGACCGGACGCACCGACACGACGACGGGCCCTCCCCTGCCGGGGGAGGGCCCGTCGTCGTGTCGTGTGTGCCGGTCCGTCCACCGCTCACTCCGGCGGCGCCGGCGGCTTCTCCAGGGGCACCGGCCGCGGGTCCGGGGCGCCGCCGATGAAGTCCTCGAACCTGCGCCGCCGCCGCGTCCAGCGCCGGTCGTGGTGGAAGGCCCGCAGCCCGGCCTTGGCCCGGGCGCGCGGCCGGTTCACGTAGAACCGCTTGGCGTACGGGGAACCGGGCCGGGCCAGCCGGATCGCGCCGACCAGCGCCACGAAGGGGATGACGACGCCGAAGAGCGCGGTGCGGGCCTTGCCCTTCCACAGGGCGAGCAGCGCGAGACAGAAGTTGCCGGCCGCGTTCATCACGACCAGCCCGCGGCTCTGGCGCTCCTCTGGGGTCAGGTCGTTCACCCCGAAGGGCACGAACCCGCCCAGTACCAGGGCCACCACCGCGGCCGTCACGACCACGATCTCCACGCTCTTGCGGCCCTGCTCGCTCCAGTAGACGTCGTCGAGGTGCAGGATCAGCGCGAACTCGTCCAGGACCAGCCCCGCGCCCAGCCCGAAGATCACGGCCGAGAGGGCCGCGCCGAAGCCGTTGCGGGCGCTGCCGATCGCACCGAAGCCGCCGATGATCACGAGGATCACTCCCGGCACCACGTGGTGGATGTGCAGGCCGCCCGGGGTGACGTTCTTGAAGGGGCCGCGGCCGGCCCGGATCGTACGCGTGATCACGCGGGTGACCAGGAACGACGTCACGAAGGACACCAGGGCGAGCAGCATGGGCAGCTTTCCTGGCTCGATGATGTTCCGATACCACCAGTGACCCATCCCACTGACTCCCTATTTGGAACGTAATGGGTAATTTACCGCCCGCTCCGAGCGGGTAGCGTTCGCGCCGATGACAGATTCGTTCGACGGTCCGCCCCTGACGCCGCCCCCGGAACGCGCCTCGTTCCGCGACGGCGTCCGCTTCGCCTTCGGCACCCTCACCGTGCTGCCCGCCCGCATCACCCGCTGGGACCGCCCCGCGGCCCGCACCGGAATGGCCTGCGCCCCGCTCGCCGGACTGGTCGTCGGCGCGCTCGCGGCCGTTCCCGGAGTGCTCCTGCTGCTGCTCGGCGCCGGACCGCTGCTCGCGGCGGCCGTCACCGCCGCCGTACCGGCGGCGCTGACCCGGGGACTGCACCTGGACGGACTGGCCGACACGGCGGACGGCCTCGGCAGCGCCAAACCGGCCGACGAGGCACTGCGCATCATGAAGAAGTCCGACATCGGACCCTTCGGCGTGATCGCCCTGGTCGTCGTCCTGCTCGTGCAGACGGCCGCCCTCTTCGAGCTGTACGCCGAGAGCTGGGTCCGCGGCGCCCTCGCCGCCGTCATCGCCGCCGTCACGGCCCGCCTCGCCATGACCCTGGCCTCCCGCGAGGGCGTCCCGCCCGCCCGGCCCGAGGGGCTCGGCGCCGCGGTCGCCGGGGTCGTCCCGCGCCCGGTGGCCGTCGCCCTCGCGGCCCTCGTCACCGCCGCGGCCGCCGCGGCCGCCCTCCCGACCGGCCTGCCCGCCGCGGCCCGGTCCGCGGCGGCGGTCCTCGCCGCCCTGCTCGCCGCGGAACTGCTGCTCCGCCGCTGCGTACGCCGCTTCGACGGGGTCACCGGCGACGTGTTCGGCGCCCTGGCCGAGGTGGCGGCGACCACCGCGCTCGTCGTCCTCGCCCTGGGCTGAGCCCTCCCGGCCGCAGGCCGCCCCGTCCCGTCCCGTCCGGTCCGACGGGACCCCCGTCCGGACCGGAACCGGCCCGCGTACGCTCACCCCGTGGACCACACTCCGACGGACCTGCCCCCCGCCGCGCCCGGCACTCCCATCAAGGTGCTGCTCGCCGACGACCAGGCCCTGCTGCGCAGCGCCTTCAGGGTGCTCGTCGACTCCGAGCCCGACATGGAGGTCGTCGGGGAGGCTT includes these proteins:
- the cobS gene encoding adenosylcobinamide-GDP ribazoletransferase, whose amino-acid sequence is MTDSFDGPPLTPPPERASFRDGVRFAFGTLTVLPARITRWDRPAARTGMACAPLAGLVVGALAAVPGVLLLLLGAGPLLAAAVTAAVPAALTRGLHLDGLADTADGLGSAKPADEALRIMKKSDIGPFGVIALVVVLLVQTAALFELYAESWVRGALAAVIAAVTARLAMTLASREGVPPARPEGLGAAVAGVVPRPVAVALAALVTAAAAAAALPTGLPAAARSAAAVLAALLAAELLLRRCVRRFDGVTGDVFGALAEVAATTALVVLALG
- the pspAA gene encoding PspA-associated protein PspAA, which codes for MIVRIMGEGQLDVADSHFAQLNKLDDELLAEMEGGDEEGFRRTLGALLEAVRRLGAPLPDDALEPSELILPGPDASLDEVRQMLRDDGLIPG